The Mesotoga infera nucleotide sequence GTACTCTTTGAGAGAATAAACTTTACCGTCGACTTCTAGCCTCATCTTGTTCGATGTCGAATTCATGAGGACAGTGTGTGATCCCATTCTTGTGATCCTACCCAGCCCGTCCAATCTCTTTCGAATTCCAGATTCGACGAGCAGACTCTCGAGAAACTCCGCCTGGGGAATTGAACTCAAGTAGTACTTGTTTTCGTTCCTTACCAGGGCGGGATGACCAGAATATGGCCCCTCGAGATAGACTCCCAGTATCTCACAGTTGTCTGCCGGGAGGATTCTCTCTGCAACAAAAGAACAGGCGAAAATCCGATCAGCGAAAGATATCTCCAAAGTCTCTTCAATCCCACCGGCGTCAACTACTCGAACACCGATTAGTTCCTGTAGAAAGCTGTCTTCGCCTTTCTTGATGAAGTTTTGACCATCTTTTTGATCTGTAAAAGCCGTGAAGAAAACCTTCCCTCCAAACCTCTTCAGCTCTTCAACGAAACATTGCTCAAGCTTGAAACTCGAAGGAACAAAAACAAACGAGTAACCTTCCAGCGAGTCTCCGGGAAAAACAAAATCGACGTTGTAACCGAGATTCCTGATTGCTTTGTAAACTGGCAGAATCGAATCGAGCAAGAGGTCGAATCTGTTGTTGAGATTGTCCGTCTCGCTAATCCAGAAGTTCTCATAATCATAATAAATCGCCGCTTCTCTTTGCGGAACGACTGCATCCCAGTCACTCAGTTCCTGAATGACTCTCGAAAAGACTTTTGCTCGTCCAGTAGATTCGCCATCATAATCTAGTAGGCCCGTGTGAAACTGCTCGGCACCAAACGGCAGTTGCCTGAATCTGAAGATGAGAGATCCGAAAGCACCGTGCGCGAAAGACTGCTTGACCCAGAATGCCAGCTGATCCTCATTGTGAGAGAAGTTAATAGCGCGCCAATTCACCCTTCCCGGTTGTTGCTCCATAACGAGAAATGGCTGCTTCTTGAGACAGCGCATCAGGTCATGGTTCAGTGCTTGAAGGTCAGGATCATACTCCGATACAATGTAGTTGTCCCACGACACAAAGTCGATCGAGCCTGAAAGCTTCTTATAGTCGATTTCTGTGAAATTAACCATAAGGTTGTGGGTTATTGGTGCTTCGCTCTTCGC carries:
- a CDS encoding beta-galactosidase, with translation MNWFGAAYYPEHWPRERWKEDVKMMREIGMNVIRIGEFSWSVVERQRGEIDFSVLDEVIDLLDSEGIKVIMGTPTCAPPPWLTKKFPEILQQDVKGLVISSGSRRHYCFNSKIYREETARIVEAFAQHFGKDPRIVAWQIDNEYGCHNSTVCFCEDCAASFRYWLKRKYGSIENLNRAWGTVFWSQIFNEWEEIDPPRRTLTSPNPSLVLDYRRFSSDSAIDYHNLQREIIAAKSEAPITHNLMVNFTEIDYKKLSGSIDFVSWDNYIVSEYDPDLQALNHDLMRCLKKQPFLVMEQQPGRVNWRAINFSHNEDQLAFWVKQSFAHGAFGSLIFRFRQLPFGAEQFHTGLLDYDGESTGRAKVFSRVIQELSDWDAVVPQREAAIYYDYENFWISETDNLNNRFDLLLDSILPVYKAIRNLGYNVDFVFPGDSLEGYSFVFVPSSFKLEQCFVEELKRFGGKVFFTAFTDQKDGQNFIKKGEDSFLQELIGVRVVDAGGIEETLEISFADRIFACSFVAERILPADNCEILGVYLEGPYSGHPALVRNENKYYLSSIPQAEFLESLLVESGIRKRLDGLGRITRMGSHTVLMNSTSNKMRLEVDGKVYSLKEYEVRKI